CTAGAAATACTATTATTATATGAATTGTTTATGGAGGAATAGATGAGTATTCTAAGAAAAAGAAAAATTAATGTTAAATTTATTACATTTGGAATGGGAATTTTTTTAAGTTATTTAATATTAACAGGTTTAAATATCTGGAAATACAAAGATATTGATGAAAAACAACAGGCTGATGTTGTTATAGTTCTTGGAGCAAGTACTTATAATAATGAAGTATCTCTTGTTTTTAAGGAACGTTTAAATCATGGGATTTGGTTGTATAAAAATAATTATGTAAAAAAATTAATTTTTACAGGTGGGATAGGAGAAAAAAGTAAATATTCAGATGCTTTTATTGCAAAACAATATGCAATAAAATGCGGTATTCCAGCAAAAGATATATTTATTGAAGAAAAGTCTACAATAACTCAAGAAAATTTAAAAAATGCTAAATTAATAATGGATAAAAACTTATACCAAACAGCAATAATTGTTAGTGATCCACTACATATGAAACGTTCAATGTTAATGGCAAAAGATTATGAATTAAAAGCTTTTAGTTCACCAACCCCAACTACACGCTATATCAGTATAAATAAAAAACTAACTTTTCTTATAAGAGAAGAATTTTTTTATATAGGTTAT
The nucleotide sequence above comes from Fusobacterium sp.. Encoded proteins:
- a CDS encoding YdcF family protein; its protein translation is MSILRKRKINVKFITFGMGIFLSYLILTGLNIWKYKDIDEKQQADVVIVLGASTYNNEVSLVFKERLNHGIWLYKNNYVKKLIFTGGIGEKSKYSDAFIAKQYAIKCGIPAKDIFIEEKSTITQENLKNAKLIMDKNLYQTAIIVSDPLHMKRSMLMAKDYELKAFSSPTPTTRYISINKKLTFLIREEFFYIGYQISKQFIKK